In Colletotrichum destructivum chromosome 8, complete sequence, the following proteins share a genomic window:
- a CDS encoding Putative argininosuccinate synthase, rossmann-like alpha/beta/alpha sandwich, whose product MSKGTVCLAYSGGLDTSAILKWLLEEQYEVVCYLSNIGQEEDWAAVEKKALQIGAKKMIIDDLKREFVEELCWKAVQCNAIFEDQYLLGTSLARPVIARGMMKAAAREGCQFVSHGCTGKGNDQVRFELAFYTINPQIRCISPWRLPEFYKRFQGRNDLLDYAAEKGIPVTSTKAKPYSMDDNLAHCSYEAGILEDPNVTPPEDMWTKTVSPLKAPDTPLDITIHFDKGIPVKVVTPQQTSTDAVELFTLLNKVGGEHGVGRIDIVESRFIGLKSRGAYDSPAMTILRLAHISIEGLVMDGRLRSLRDNLSKQWSELLYNGMYFSPERAFLQPSLDFSQQRVNGEVRLRLYKGHVAVLGRTSQEKLYSEEDASMDSLTTFDPSDTSGFITIQAIRLKKYGLQMAEAGIEF is encoded by the exons ATGTCCAAGGGAACCGTGTGCCTGGC ATACTCAGGCGGG CTTGATACGTCGGCCATCCTCAAGTGGTTGCTGGAGGAGCAATATGAAGTTGT CTGCTACCTCAGCAACATCGGCCAGGAGGAAGATTGGGCTGctgtcgagaagaagg CTCTCCAGATTGGCGCCAAGAAG ATGATCATTGACGACCTCAAACGCGAGTTTGTTGA GGAGCTTTGCTGGAAGGCTGTCCAATGT AACGCAATCTTCGAGGACCAATACCTCTTGG GAACGAGCTTGGCTCGACCTGTGATTGCCCGTGGCATgatgaaggccgccgcccgag AGGGATGCCAGTTCGTGTCTCACGGCTGC ACCGGAAAAGGCAACGACCAGGTTAGGTTTG AACTTGCCTTCTACACCATCAACCCCCAGATTCGCTGCATCAGCCCTTGGCGTCTCCCCGAGTTCTACAAGCGCTTCCAA GGCCGCAACGACCTGCTTGACTATGCTGCTGAGAAGG GCATTCCTGTCACCTCCACCAAGGCCAAGCCCTACTCAATGGACGACAACTTGGCCCACTGCTCCTACGAG gccggcatcctcgaggACCCCAATGTGACCCCCCCGGAGGACATGTGGACCAAGACCGTCTCCCCCTTGAAGGCCCCTGATACTCCTCTTGACATCACCATCCACTTCGACAAGGGCATTCCCGTGAAAGTCGTCACCCCGCAGCAGACATCCACTGATGCCGTTGAGCTTTTCACTCTGCTGAACAAGGTCGGCGGTGAGCACGGCGTCGGTCGCATT GACATTGTTGAGTCGCGTTTCATTGGCCTCAAGTCCAGGGGCGCTTACG ACTCGCCCGCTATGACTATCCTCCGTCTTGCTCACATCTCCATCGAGGGCCT TGTGATGGACGGTCGTTTGAGGTCCCTGCGCGACAACCTGAGCAAGCAATGGTCCGAGCTGCTCTACAACGGCATGTACTTCAGCCCTGAGCGGGCTTTCTTGCAAC CCAGTCTCGACTTCTCTCAGCAGCGG GTCAACGGCGAGGTTCGCCTCCGCTTGTACAAGGGTCACGTCGCCGTCCTGGGCCGCACTTCTCAGGAGAAGCTGTActccgaggaggatgccTCCATGGATTCCCTGACCACCTTTGATCCTTCCGACACTTCGGGCTTCATCACCATCCAGGCCATCCGCCTCAAGAAG TACGGTCTCCAAATGGCTGAGGCTGGCATTGAGTTTTAA
- a CDS encoding Putative guanine-specific ribonuclease N1/T1/U2, ribonuclease/ribotoxin yields the protein MVCLKPALVFALCAVSAAANPIAALDKRQAAVDVGTANIGTVTCGDNRYSKKQIEEATAEGCRLHAANQQLGSSQYPHRFNNRENLAFASSGPYQEFPIISSGNYTGRSPGPDRIVFDPDYRSGCVYVGAMTHTGASGRNGFVSCNQTKSSSSGGGGGGSSSNGTSAASALSGPTSLGAAVSILSLLALAA from the exons atggtcTGCCTCAAGCCCGCCCTTGTTTTCGCTCTCtgcgccgtctccgccgccgcgaaccCCATTGCCGCGCTCGATAAGCGCCAggctgccgtcgacgtcggcaccGCCAACATCGGCACCGTCACCTGCGGCGACAACCGCTACTCCAAGAAGCAGATCGAAGAGGCCACCGCCGAGGGCTGCCGCCTCCACGCCGCCAACCAGCAGCTCGGCTCCAGCCAGTACCCGCACCGCTTCAACAACCGCGAGAACCTCGCCTTCGCCAGCTCGGGGCCCTACCAGGAGTTCCCCATCATCAGCTCGGGCAACTACACCGGTC GGTCTCCCGGGCCCGATCGTATCGTCTTCGATCCCGACTACCGCAGCGGCTGCGTCTACGTCGGCGCCATGACGCACACCGGCGCCTCCGGACGCAACGGCTTCGTCTCGTGCAACCAGACCaagtcatcctcgtcgggaggaggcggcggcggctcctcGAGCAATGgcacctcggcggcgtccgcCCTGTCGGGCCCGACGTCGCTCGGCGCCGCAGTGTCCATCTTGTCTCTGCTGGCCCTTGCCGCATGA
- a CDS encoding Putative oxopyrrolidine biosynthesis cluster protein G: MFGLLPFRLATRLPLHLLHPLHSLLTLCCSYLVCALLPARRAGRMWTRYTQCTVAATSVRTVTTSVKQRRLHVGKLSPSCCDIAAVEHVPICHIWHIPHICHILHHRIFHIRQVYHIHHVHRFRHYCRNPPNLYRELETPLIMSVNSVISALPAYKTLSAFVHSGTTDPKALDDTVQEFKDLAKKAESEIEDFLWDTYNAIFAVASQTPAEKQGPLVEFLQRLRATTVTASDGQPLKLSNQVVWKDLPTFGWVARDVWNFDALDSSASKEDKASWDNLTAFVAQLTGRADSADPQDPFDFSLYGLWALRTAFEEDHPADADVAAAVKQAYLWIKYSGDALQKLSAKPRNFEGKSGQAGAKFGEREWKGLNEERWAAWTEAFASAQASLTDDEVKGLAGKAAESMKSK; this comes from the exons ATGTTTGGGCTGCTGCCCTTCCGCTTGGCGACGCGccttcccctccatctcctccatcccCTCCATTCCCTACTGACCCTCTGCTGCTCCTACCTTGTATGTGCACTCCTTCCCGCGCGACGTGCGGGCCGAATGTGGACCCGGTACACACAGTGCACCGTAGCTGCAACAAGCGTCCGCACGGTGACGACGTCAGTGAAGCAACGACGCCTCCACGTGGGGAAGCTGTCACCTTCCTGTtgcgacatcgccgccgttgaaCACGTCCCTATCTGCCATATCTGGCACATCCCTCATATCTGTCACATTCTTCACCATCGCATCTTTCACATCCGCCAAGTCTACCACATTCATCACGTCCACCGTTTCCGTCATTATTGCCGCAATCCTCCAAACTTGTATCGAGAACTCGAAACACCCCTCATTATGAGCGTCAATAGCGTCATCTCGGCGCTGCCCGCCTACAAAACACTCTCCGCCTTCGTCCACTCCGGCACCACCGACCccaaggccctcgacgacaccGTCCAGGAGTTCAAGGACCttgccaagaaggccgagtcTGAGATCGAGGACTTTCTCTGGGACACGTACAATGCTatcttcgccgtcgccagccAGACCCCTGCCGAAAAGCAAGGCCCCCTCGTCGAATTTCTGCAACGCCTGCGCGCGACCACCGTCACCGCGTCGGATGGGCAGCCTCTCAAGCTGAGCAACCAGGTCGTGTGGAAGGATCTTCCCACCTTTGGATGGGTAGCCCGTGACGTGTGGAATTTCG ATGCTCTCGACTCATCCGCATCCAAGGAGGACAAAGCCAGCTGGGATAACCTGACCGCGTtcgtcgcccagctgacAGGCCGCGCCGACTCCGCCGACCCCCAGGACCCCTTCGACTTCTCTCTCTACGGCCTCTGGGCCCTGCGCACGGCCTTCGAGGAGGACCatcccgccgacgccgacgtcgccgcaGCCGTGAAGCAGGCATACCTGTGGATCAAGTACTCGGGCGACGCTCTGCAGAAGCTGAGCGCCAAACCCCGCAACTTCGAGGGCAAGTCGGGCCAGGCTGGCGCCAAGTTTGGCGAACGAGAGTGGAAGGGTCTCAACGAAGAGAGATGGGCCGCCTGGACAGAGGCGTTTGCGTCGGCGCAGGCTTCGTTGACGGATGACGAGGTGAAGGGCCTTGCTGGAAAGGCTGCCGAAAGCATGAAGAGTAAATGA
- a CDS encoding Putative AAA+ ATPase domain, ABC transporter type 1, transmembrane domain-containing protein has protein sequence MDALGFSRSARRSTAGQTVLLQTLACSNTATPSFPLCSGTLASNFFDEEILFSIVPCSIAILWGLHRCLRLWSKPVVSQGSVLASRHLAGCIVLAVVLFLLFPSSLAVAPAAAALVSGLIGYRRPTPGPESPQGSRLLTRKMILWQALPAFQLAALLFLVWITTTNTPPDATSGITVASWSLSLASSLLLLLVSRLEHSKSRPPSALLQTFLLVTIVLDAARFRTAWFSAGGPVHDEARQLLPVQLIIKILLLIAESGSKAAVIAIPARRISREEASGIFGTAFALWILPLLSSGWRKDLTVDDLEPVDEALSSERVLDKLSSAWQKADPDRSHALALAVLRAFWVEVLIIHIPRLAVVGFGLVQPLLVQTTIQYIQNHDEDGTADASFGSWLVAAFAVTYLGLAISTQLCGQLTNRLITRLRGSLVALIYQTMLSLRAETGTSQAAVSLMSTEVERINVAAHWSFSIVPNLLQLAVALRILTGQLGGVSVAPVVVAIRESMFLPLFPSLYLPPPLFCVSAGVRVGQLVPPRQRRWMQAIQRRVGITTDIIGSVRGVKMSGLSAIVRDQIQGLRDFELDESKRFRRMQIVNVVIGSTVNSLDIPAPLFVRPNPFPGQFPSIMTPSITFAAFAVVQKLSGGPPLNVVQAFTSLSLLGILISPVTELVMIPNNLGSTIGCLDRIQEFLVREKRDEIRRLTPRRSPIRGQDGETTESPARSQPLITVSDGSFGWRAAEPILHGLNLDICPSTLTILVGPVGSGKSTLLKSLAGETHRIAGSVEYHTATADVAYCDQDPWILNQSIRDNICGGSGAGHDPDLYGKVIRACQLEEDLGLLPQGDETLVGTSGAALSGGQRHRVALARAVYSGKQVVIMDDNLKGLDSNTASRCFHALFGPGGLLRGKDKAVILATHNAQWLRHADTIVALGADGTISERGSYEELSKNGGYVSSLHVSEQSGHTDNTDGDDDNKLSSEAVQPKQQNGTQRDKPVSAGRSGSSPSPRARGAANTSSLFYYIKSMGIPSFALFLAMVLIQTFCRTMQRLWVKFWVAANEGGGQQSVSLWAGVYILWGVMTEVTFTAEVFWFLVIVVPHSAKGLHFSVLKAAIAAPLSFFVKTDTGVVINRFSQDMNLVDLPLPIAFLLTFDSTDLPMPPETISLTPGCALLTPAGLTLTIADVILTCVATGYLALAIPFLAAVLYAIQRVYLETSRQVRLLDIETKSPIFSHFIASFAGLVTVRAMDRTAECQAENLARLDLSQRAFYAMSSLQSWLLLVLNLVVAGLAVLLVGLAVALRDAIDPGLLGVALVSVMGFGQLLTGLLNNWATLETSLGAVARIREFEAETPSEQDKDGDTPVAVEEWPIEGKIDVKNVSAAYDDDHQVLGDVTLSVDPGEKVAICGRTGSGKSTLIALLLRLHDPSSGTIEIDGVDIASVPINQLRESLVALPQDPLFLPGTVRRNLDPFDARDDDAVWTALDKTGLKALFEDKGGLEADLKTDWLSAGQKQLFCMARAVLRNSRILLLDEATSSLDQATEQVVQDLIRSEFQGWTVVVIAHRLKAVADFDKIVTLQDGRVVEFDRPATLLEKGGVFASLWKLQEG, from the exons ATGGACGCTCTCGGCTTCTCTCGCTCGGCGCGTCGCTCGACGGCCGGGCAGACGGTCCTGCTGCAAACACTCGCATGCTCCAACACCGCAACGCCCAGCTTTCCTCTATGCAGCGGAACCCTTGCCTCcaacttcttcgacgaggaaatcctcttctccatcgtccCCTGCTCTATCGCCATCCTCTGGGGCCTCCACCGATGCCTCCGGCTGTGGAGCAAGCCCGTCGTGTCCCAGGGCTCGGTCCTGGCCTCCCGCCACCTCGCCGGCtgcatcgtcctcgccgtcgtcctgtTCCTCCTGTTCCCGTCATcgctcgccgtcgcgccggCCGCAGCCGCTCTCGTATCCGGGCTCATCGGATACCGCCGGCCGACTCCTGGGCCGGAATCACCTCAGGGCTCGCGTCTCCTCACGCGCAAGATG ATCCTCTGGCAAGCCCTTCCGGCTTtccagctcgccgccttGCTCTTCCTGGTCTGGATTACTACTACAAACACCCCTCCTGACGCAACCTCGGGCATCACCGTCGCATCTTGgtccctctccctcgcctccagtctcctgctcctcctcgtaTCCCGCCTGGAGCACAGCAAgtcccgccccccttccgcACTCCTGCAGACGTTCCTCCTCGTCACGATCGTCCTGGACGCGGCCCGCTTCCGGACCGCCTGGTTCTCCGCGGGCGGACCCGTCCACGACGAGGCCAGACAGCTCCTCCCGGTCCAGCTAATCATCAAGATCCTCCTGCTGATTGCCGAGTCGGGCTCCAAAGCCGCCGTCATTGCCATCCCCGCGCGCCGCATCTCGCGCGAGGAGGCGTCCGGCATCTTTGGCACAGCCTTCGCGCTCTGGATCCTTCCGCTGCTGTCGTCCGGCTGGCGCAAGGACCTCACCGTCGACGATCTGGAGCCGGTGGACGAGGCTCTCTCGAGCGAAAGGGTCCTCGACAAGCTGTCCTCGGCATGGCAGAAAG CGGACCCGGACCGAAGTCATGCTCTCGCGCTGGCCGTATTGCGTGCGTTCTGGGTCGAGGTTCTCATCATCCACATCCCACGCCTCGCtgtcgtcggcttcggcctcgtgCAGCCGCTGCTGGTACAGACGACGATCCAGTATATCCAGAAccacgacgaagacggaaccgccgacgcctcctTCGGCTCATGGCTCGTCGCCGCTTTCGCCGTGACATACCTCGGACTCGCC ATATCCACCCAGCTCTGCGGCCAGCTCACCAACCGCCTCATCACGCGCCTCAGGGGCtctctcgtcgccctcatctACCAGACCATGCTCTCCCTCCGCGCCGAGACGGGCACCTCGCAGGCGGCCGTCTCGCTCATGAgcaccgaggtcgagcgCATCAACGTCGCTGCGCATTGgtccttctccatcgtccCGAACCTGCTCCAGCTGGCCGTCGCGCTGCGCATCCTCAccggccagctcggcggcgtcagcgTGGcccccgtcgtcgtggcgATCCGTGAGTCGATGTTCCTCCCTCTATTTCCATCTCTATATCTCCCTCCACCCTTGT TCTGCGTTTCCGCCGGCGTGAGGGTCGGCCAGCTCGTGCCCCCGCGCCAGCGCCGGTGGATGCAGGCGATCCAGAGACGCGTCGGCATCACCACCGACATCATCGGCTCCGTCAGGGGCGTCAAGATGAGCGGCCTGTCCGCCATCGTCCGGGACCAGATCCAGGGCCTGCGCGATTTCGAGCTCGACGAGTCCAAAAGGTTCCGCAGGATGCAGatcgtcaacgtcgtcatTG GTTCCACCGTGAACTCTCTTGACATCCCTGCCCCTCTCTTTGTTCGGCCTAACCCCTTTCCAGGACAATTCCCCTCCATCATGACGCCCTCCATCaccttcgccgccttcgccgtcgtccagaaGCTGTCCGGCGGCCCGCCCCTGAACGTCGTCCAGGCCTTCACCTCCCTCAGCCTGctcggcatcctcatcaGCCCCGTCACCGAGCTCGTCATGATCCCCAACAACCTGGGCTCCACCATTGGGTGTCTCGACAGGATCCAGGAGTTCCTCGTCAGGGAGAAGCGCGATGAAATCCGCCGGCTCACGCCCCGGAGATCCCCAATACGCGGTCAAGACGGAGAGACGACGGAAAGCCCAGCACGGTCTCAGCCGCTGATCACCGTCTCGGACGGTTCCTTTGGctggcgcgccgccgagccgaTCCTGCACGGCCTGAACCTCGACATCTGCCCCTCGACCCTGACGatcctcgtcggccccgTCGGCTCCGGCAAGTCCACGCTGCTCAAGTccctcgccggcgagacCCACCGCATCGCCGGAAGCGTCGAGTACCACACCGCGACCGCCGATGTGGCGTACTGCGACCAGGACCCTTGGATCCTCAACCAGAGCATCAGGGACAACATTTGCGGCGGCTCTGGCGCCGGTCACGATCCGGACCTCTACGGCAAGGTCATACGGGCCTGCCAGCTGGAGGAggacctcggcctgctgcccCAGGGCGACGAGACCCTCGTCGGGACCTCTGGCGCGGCCCTCAGCGGCGGGCAGAGGCACCGTGTT GCACTCGCCAGAGCTGTCTACAGTGGGAAGCAGGTCGTCATCATGGACGACAacctcaagggcctcgaCTCGAACACGGCCTCAAGGTGCTTTCACGCGCTCTTCGGCCCGGGGGGACTCCTGCGCGGAAAGGATAAAGCCGTCATCCTCGCAACTCACAATG CACAATGGCTCCGTCACGCCGACACCATCGTcgctctcggcgccgacggcaccatTTCCGAACGGGGCTCGTACGAGGAGTTGAGCAAGAACGGGGGTTATGTCAGCTCGCTCCACGTCTCAGAGCAGAGCGGCCACACCGACAACActgatggcgacgacgacaataAGCTTTCCTCTGAGGCAGTGCAACCCAAGCAACAGAATGGCACGCAGAGAGACAAgcccgtctcggccggccggtcggggtcctcgccgagccccagggcccgcggcgccgccaacaCGAGCTCCCTCTTTTACTACATCAAATCCATGGGGATCCCGTCGTTCGCGCTGTTCCTCGCCATGGTGCTCATCCAGACGTTCTGCAGGACCATGCAGC GTCTCTGGGTCAAGTTCTGGGTCGCggccaacgagggcggcggacAGCAGAGCGTGAGCCTGTGGGCGGGCGTCTACATCCTCTGGGGCGTCATGACGGAAGTGACCTTCACGGCCGAGGTTTT CTGgttcctcgtcatcgtcgtcccccACTCGGCCAAGGGGCTTCACTTCAGCGTCCTGAAGGCTGCGATCGC CGCCCCGTTGTCGTTCTTTGTCAAGACTGATACTGGCGTCGTCATCAACCG ATTCAGCCAGGATATgaacctcgtcgacctgccgCTCCCAATCGCCTTCCTTCTCACATTCGACAGTACGGACCTCCCCATGCCTCCCGAGACCATCTCACTCACGCCCGGTTGCGCTTTACTGACCCCAGCAGGCCTCACCCTAACCATCGCAGACGTGATCCTTACCTGTGTTGCAACCGGctacctcgccctcgccatcccctttcttgccgccgtcctctATGCCATCCAACGCGTCTACCTCGAGACTTCGCGCCAGGTCCGCctgctcgacatcgagaCCAAGTCGCCCATCTTCTCCCACTTCATcgcctccttcgccggcctcgtgaCCGTCCGCGCCATGGACCGGACGGCCGAGTGCCAGGCCGAGAatctcgcccgcctcgaccTCTCCCAGCGCGCCTTCTACGCCATGAGCAGCCTGCAGAGTTGGCTTCTCCTTGTGCTGAATCTTGTCGTTGCCGGGCTCGCCGTCCTgctcgtcggcctggccgtcGCTCTGCGGGACGCCATCGACCCGGGCCTGCTCGGCGTAGCACTCGTCAGCGTCATGGGCTTCGGACAGCTGCTAACGGGGCTGCTGAACAACTGGGCCACGCTGGAGACGAGCCTGGGCGCCGTCGCGAGGATCAGGGAGTTCGAGGCGGAGACGCCGTCGGAGCAGGACAAGGACGGGGACACTCccgtggccgtcgaggagtGGCCCATCGAGGGGAAGATCGACGTTAAGAACGTCTCGGCGGcatacgacgacgaccaccaggttctcggcgacgtcaCGCTGTCGGTCGACCCCGGCGAGAAGGTGGCCATTTGCGGCCGCACGGGGAGCGGTAAGTCGACTCTCATCGCGCTTCTTCTCAGGCTTCACGACCCGTCCAGCGGGACcatcgagatcgacggcgtcgacatcgcgAGCGTGCCCATCAACCAGCTCCGCGAGTCGCTGGTGGCGCTCCCTCAGGATCCACTCTTCCTGCCAGGGACCGTCCGCCGGAACCTCGATCCGTTCGAcgcccgcgacgacgacgctgttTGGACCGCCCTGGACAAGACAGGCCTCAAGGCCTTGTTTGAGGACAAGGGCGGTCTGGAGGCGGATCTGAAGACGGATTGGTTGAGCGCGGGACAGAAGCAGCTGTTCTGCATGGCGAGGGCCGTTTTGAGGAATAGTCGcattctcctcctcgacgaggcgacCAGCAG TTTGGATCAGGCCACGGAACAAGTCGTCCAAGACCTAATCCGGAGCGAATTTCAAGGCTGGACCGTTGTCGTCATTGCCCATCGCCTGAAGGCCGTTGCCGACTTTGACAAAATTGTCACGCTTCAAGACGGACGGGTTGTCGAGTTCGACCGCCCCGCGACGTTgctcgagaagggcggcgtcTTTGCTTCGCTGTGGAAGCTCCAGGAAGGTTGA